A region of Streptomyces sp. NBC_01750 DNA encodes the following proteins:
- a CDS encoding wax ester/triacylglycerol synthase domain-containing protein: MPLDRSRPLWEMWFLPGLADNRVAMFMKVHHTIADGAAGVALLGTFLDPSADAPTMPARPWTPAPEPSSRDLFEDNLRRRVQAAEHTLSKLRRPATTLYQAQERWPEVREGFIKERAPRTSFNIPIGRHRRMAVIHGSLDVTKQIAHNHNAKLNDVLMSAVAGGLRELLRGREERIEDLVLRAFVPVSLHQEKPGQAHGNQDGMMFVPLPIGEPDPVRRLQLIAAASAERKKYVVRPPEGLVARNRVLQRAMVRRFAHQRWANVYIANIPGPPIPLYLGGAQLLEVFPLVPISANITLGIAALSYAGQLNITVVADANALPDIEVFAEGVRNSLQALRSFRARTDAR, encoded by the coding sequence TTGCCCCTAGACCGGTCACGGCCACTGTGGGAGATGTGGTTCCTGCCCGGCCTGGCAGACAATCGGGTAGCCATGTTCATGAAGGTGCACCACACCATCGCCGACGGCGCGGCGGGCGTGGCTCTGCTCGGCACGTTCCTCGATCCGAGCGCCGATGCGCCCACGATGCCCGCCCGCCCTTGGACCCCGGCGCCTGAGCCGTCGAGCCGCGACCTGTTCGAAGACAACCTTCGTCGGCGCGTCCAGGCGGCCGAACACACGCTGTCGAAGCTACGTCGGCCCGCCACCACGCTGTACCAGGCCCAGGAAAGGTGGCCGGAAGTACGCGAGGGCTTCATCAAGGAGCGAGCGCCGCGGACCAGCTTCAACATCCCAATCGGCCGACACCGCAGGATGGCAGTCATCCACGGCAGTCTCGACGTCACCAAGCAGATCGCTCACAACCACAACGCCAAACTGAACGACGTCCTAATGTCGGCCGTCGCCGGCGGCCTGCGAGAACTGCTGCGCGGCCGTGAAGAACGCATTGAAGATCTGGTGCTGCGAGCCTTCGTGCCCGTCTCGCTTCACCAGGAGAAGCCCGGTCAGGCACACGGCAACCAGGACGGAATGATGTTCGTGCCGCTCCCGATCGGTGAGCCCGATCCTGTCCGGAGACTACAGCTGATCGCAGCGGCCAGCGCCGAACGAAAGAAGTACGTCGTTCGTCCTCCCGAAGGCCTAGTCGCCCGCAACCGCGTCCTCCAGCGGGCAATGGTGCGCCGCTTCGCCCATCAACGGTGGGCGAACGTATACATCGCCAACATCCCCGGCCCTCCGATTCCGCTCTACCTTGGCGGAGCACAGCTGCTTGAGGTGTTCCCTCTGGTGCCGATCAGCGCGAACATCACGCTGGGCATCGCTGCTCTCTCATACGCCGGGCAGCTCAACATCACCGTCGTCGCCGACGCGAACGCCCTCCCCGACATCGAGGTCTTCGCCGAGGGCGTGCGGAACTCTCTGCAGGCACTGCGGTCGTTCCGAGCTCGTACTGACGCTCGGTGA
- a CDS encoding PspA/IM30 family protein, with product MTSITHRIAALFRIKANKALDKAEDPREVLDYSYEQQLQMLQKVRRGVADVATSRKRVELQVTQLQQSTGKLQSQAEQALAVGREDLAREALTRRTAVASQISDMQTQQASLKDQEEKLTLATQRLQAKVDAFRTRKETIKATYTAAEAQTRITEAVTGIGEEMGDVGLAMQRAQDKTEQMQARAGALDELLASGALEDATLPAGRDDIQAELERVTAGSDVDKELARMKAQLPASSTPPAVDGGGTRQAPPDQEATS from the coding sequence ATGACCAGCATCACTCACCGCATCGCCGCCCTGTTCCGTATCAAGGCGAACAAGGCACTGGACAAGGCTGAGGACCCGCGCGAGGTCCTCGACTACTCCTACGAGCAGCAGCTCCAGATGCTGCAGAAGGTGCGGCGCGGCGTCGCCGATGTGGCGACCAGCCGCAAGCGCGTCGAGCTGCAGGTGACCCAGTTGCAGCAGTCCACGGGGAAGCTGCAGAGCCAAGCCGAGCAGGCACTCGCCGTGGGGCGGGAGGACCTGGCCCGTGAGGCGCTCACCCGCCGCACGGCCGTGGCCTCCCAGATCAGCGACATGCAGACCCAGCAGGCGTCGCTGAAGGACCAGGAGGAGAAGCTCACCCTGGCCACCCAGCGCCTTCAGGCGAAGGTGGATGCGTTCCGCACCCGCAAGGAGACCATCAAGGCCACCTACACCGCGGCCGAGGCACAGACCCGCATCACCGAGGCCGTCACCGGCATCGGCGAGGAGATGGGCGACGTCGGCCTGGCTATGCAGCGCGCCCAGGACAAGACCGAGCAGATGCAGGCACGCGCCGGTGCACTGGATGAACTACTCGCTTCCGGGGCGCTGGAGGACGCCACCCTGCCAGCCGGTCGTGACGACATCCAGGCCGAACTCGAGCGCGTAACCGCGGGCAGCGACGTGGACAAGGAACTGGCCAGGATGAAGGCCCAGCTTCCGGCGTCTTCCACCCCGCCTGCCGTGGACGGCGGCGGGACCAGGCAGGCACCGCCGGACCAGGAGGCGACATCATGA
- a CDS encoding IS4 family transposase has translation MLTRAFPPELVDEVVAGCGRVEQRQRLLPARVVVYFVLAMCLFSGQGYEEVARLLTHGLERMGRWKGTWQVPTTAAIGRARLRLGPEPLKALFARVCRPVATEDTSGAWYRGWRLVAVDGTTFDVPDTEANAAFFGRPGVSRGQEKSAYPQVRVAALAECGTHAVFAAEAGPLAVHETELAQRLFSSLTPGMLLLADRGFRGFDLWRAAAATGADLPWRVRNDAVLPVRALLEDGSYLSEIVAARDKNRRADPARVRVIEYTLGRDGSDTVYRLITTILDPKAGPAASLAALYAQRWEIESTLDEIKTHLGGPRLVLRSQHPRGAEQEIFAFLLVHHALRDLMTSSRCCRRG, from the coding sequence GTGCTGACCCGCGCGTTTCCGCCGGAGTTGGTGGATGAGGTGGTCGCGGGATGTGGCCGGGTCGAGCAGCGCCAACGGCTGCTGCCCGCCCGGGTGGTGGTCTATTTCGTGCTGGCGATGTGTCTGTTCTCCGGGCAGGGCTATGAGGAGGTCGCCCGACTCCTGACGCACGGACTGGAGCGGATGGGCCGGTGGAAGGGGACCTGGCAGGTGCCGACCACCGCGGCGATCGGCCGGGCCCGTCTGCGACTGGGCCCGGAGCCGCTAAAGGCACTGTTTGCCCGGGTGTGCCGGCCGGTGGCGACCGAGGACACGAGCGGGGCCTGGTATCGGGGGTGGCGGCTGGTCGCGGTGGACGGCACCACCTTCGACGTGCCGGACACCGAGGCCAATGCCGCCTTCTTCGGCCGCCCGGGAGTCAGCCGCGGACAGGAGAAGAGCGCCTATCCGCAGGTGAGGGTGGCCGCGCTGGCCGAGTGCGGCACCCACGCTGTCTTCGCGGCGGAGGCGGGACCGCTGGCTGTCCATGAAACCGAGCTGGCCCAGCGCCTGTTCAGCTCACTGACGCCGGGCATGCTACTGCTGGCCGACCGGGGCTTTCGCGGCTTCGACCTGTGGCGGGCCGCCGCCGCAACCGGCGCCGACCTGCCGTGGCGGGTCAGGAACGACGCCGTACTCCCCGTCCGGGCCCTGCTGGAGGACGGCTCCTACCTCTCGGAGATTGTTGCGGCCCGGGACAAGAACCGTCGCGCGGACCCGGCCCGGGTCCGGGTAATCGAGTACACGCTCGGCCGCGACGGCAGCGACACGGTGTACCGGCTGATCACCACCATCCTCGACCCGAAAGCCGGCCCTGCCGCCTCGCTGGCCGCGCTGTACGCCCAGCGATGGGAGATCGAGAGCACGCTGGATGAGATCAAGACTCATCTCGGAGGCCCCCGCCTCGTCCTACGCTCCCAGCACCCCCGCGGCGCCGAGCAGGAGATCTTCGCCTTCCTGCTGGTGCACCACGCACTGCGAGACCTAATGACCTCTTCGAGGTGTTGTCGGAGGGGGTGA
- the pspAA gene encoding PspA-associated protein PspAA, which yields MIMRILGEGQYEITEEHLDRLNQLDSALQSAADAGDETAFATALSALLDAVRSLGTPLPDDRITPSDLVLPDGDTSLRQVRELFSDEGLIPG from the coding sequence ATGATCATGAGGATTCTCGGCGAGGGCCAGTACGAGATCACCGAAGAGCACCTTGACCGGCTCAACCAACTGGACTCCGCCCTGCAGTCGGCGGCCGACGCGGGCGACGAGACGGCGTTCGCCACCGCCCTGTCGGCTCTGCTGGACGCGGTGCGCAGCCTCGGCACACCCCTGCCGGACGACAGGATCACGCCCTCCGACCTGGTGCTGCCCGACGGGGACACCAGTCTGCGGCAGGTGCGCGAACTGTTCTCCGACGAAGGCCTGATCCCGGGGTGA
- a CDS encoding slipin family protein, whose protein sequence is MEVLILLLVIAVVLALVALAMAIKVVKQYEMGVLFRFGRLVGTRSPGLRFIIPVVDVLHRVSLRIVTMPIQSQGIITRDNVSVDVSAVAYFRVVDAVKSVIAIENAHAAINQIAQTTLRKVVGQHTLDETLSETDRINLDIRQILDVTTAEWGVEVTLVELKDIQLPDSMKRAMAKQAEAEREKRAKIINAEGESLAAAALGDASDTMMAHPLALQLRNLQSLVEIGVDKNTTVVFPAPLMSTIGELGSFLARETAAAAPPVNITKTVPAPALNGVAETV, encoded by the coding sequence ATGGAAGTTCTGATCCTTCTCCTGGTCATCGCCGTCGTCCTAGCTCTGGTGGCGCTCGCCATGGCCATCAAGGTCGTCAAGCAGTACGAGATGGGGGTGCTGTTCCGCTTCGGCCGCCTGGTGGGAACCCGTTCCCCGGGGCTGCGGTTCATCATCCCTGTCGTGGATGTCCTGCACCGAGTGTCGCTGCGGATCGTCACCATGCCGATCCAGTCCCAGGGCATCATCACACGCGACAACGTGAGTGTGGACGTGTCCGCGGTTGCCTACTTCCGGGTCGTCGACGCAGTGAAGTCCGTCATCGCGATCGAGAACGCCCACGCGGCGATCAACCAGATCGCCCAGACCACCCTGCGCAAGGTCGTCGGCCAGCACACCCTCGACGAGACGCTCTCCGAGACCGACCGCATCAATCTGGATATCCGCCAGATCCTCGATGTGACCACCGCCGAATGGGGTGTCGAGGTCACCCTGGTCGAGCTCAAGGACATCCAGCTGCCCGACAGCATGAAGCGCGCGATGGCCAAGCAGGCGGAAGCCGAACGCGAGAAGAGGGCGAAGATCATCAACGCCGAGGGAGAATCGCTCGCCGCCGCCGCGCTCGGCGACGCCTCGGACACAATGATGGCCCACCCGCTTGCCCTGCAACTCCGCAACCTGCAGAGCCTGGTGGAGATCGGCGTGGACAAGAACACCACCGTCGTCTTCCCCGCCCCCCTCATGAGCACCATCGGCGAACTCGGCTCCTTCCTCGCCCGGGAAACAGCAGCGGCCGCACCGCCCGTCAACATCACTAAAACGGTCCCCGCACCGGCGCTCAACGGAGTGGCCGAGACCGTGTGA
- a CDS encoding IS630 family transposase (programmed frameshift), translating into MRYAQGGGLTAEGQQARERVRFEAGERFVRGEKNAVIAKDLRVSARSVERWRRVWRAGGMEALATSGPAKVPKVSDERFAELERELARGPAVHGWEDQHWTLGRIRALIWWKFGVDCSSAAVWRLLHRHGWSWQSPARRAVERDDDAVGLWKKDVAARGMTAAALGAYVVFEDEAGFSMTPSLARTWSRRGHTPVVRVRGRSWRRFSIAALCCYKPGETSRLIFRPYRHRKHPGSGRKSFAWSDYRDLVVRAHLQLGAPIVLIWDNLNTHRAAGMRQYAAEHDWLTIVQLPSYAPDLNPVEGVWSLLRRGPLANVAFTDDAHLERVLRRGLRRIQRHPELIDGCLAGTGFSLTRHPTTPRRGQ; encoded by the exons ATGCGGTATGCGCAGGGTGGCGGGTTGACCGCCGAGGGGCAGCAGGCTCGGGAGCGGGTCCGTTTCGAGGCTGGTGAGCGGTTCGTGCGGGGCGAGAAGAACGCGGTGATCGCGAAGGATCTGCGGGTCAGTGCGCGGTCGGTGGAGCGGTGGCGGCGCGTCTGGCGGGCGGGCGGTATGGAGGCTCTGGCGACGTCGGGGCCTGCGAAGGTGCCGAAGGTATCTGATGAGCGGTTCGCCGAACTGGAGCGGGAGTTGGCGCGGGGGCCGGCCGTGCATGGCTGGGAGGACCAGCATTGGACGCTGGGACGGATCCGGGCCTTGATCTGGTGGAAGTTCGGGGTGGACTGCTCGTCAGCGGCGGTGTGGCGGCTGCTGCACCGTCACGGCTGGTCCTGGCAGTCGCCTGCCCGGCGGGCTGTGGAACGGGACGACGACGCGGTGGGGTTGTGGAAGAAGGAC GTGGCCGCACGTGGAATGACTGCGGCGGCGCTCGGGGCGTACGTGGTGTTCGAGGACGAGGCAGGGTTCTCGATGACACCGTCCCTCGCCCGCACCTGGAGCCGGCGGGGGCACACGCCGGTGGTGCGGGTGCGAGGACGCTCTTGGCGCCGCTTCTCGATCGCGGCCCTGTGCTGCTATAAGCCCGGCGAGACATCGCGGCTGATCTTCCGGCCCTATCGTCACCGCAAGCATCCCGGTTCAGGGCGCAAGAGCTTCGCCTGGAGCGATTACCGCGACCTGGTCGTGCGTGCTCACCTGCAACTCGGCGCCCCGATCGTCTTGATCTGGGACAATCTCAACACCCACCGGGCCGCCGGAATGCGGCAGTACGCTGCCGAACACGACTGGCTCACCATCGTGCAACTTCCCTCCTATGCACCGGATCTGAACCCGGTGGAAGGCGTGTGGTCACTGCTGCGACGCGGTCCGTTGGCCAACGTCGCCTTCACGGACGACGCGCATCTCGAACGCGTCTTACGCCGCGGACTGCGTCGCATCCAGCGTCATCCCGAACTCATCGACGGGTGTCTCGCCGGCACCGGCTTCAGCCTCACCCGCCACCCGACAACACCCCGAAGAGGTCAGTAA
- a CDS encoding EF-hand domain-containing protein, translated as MTTAVQKTRVQRRFELLDVDNNGKIDAQDFKAEAQRIVKAFKESEETPRGKAVIDAYLSQWSYLAQKAGIPEAGSLSPQQFADVGEEHMFGLGESGFSKVLRPAIQAIVNLVDSDGDGRISPSEFKVWLDAMGVDSSQAQDAFEQIDMDGDGQLSLEEMVEAVRRFVYGESDVPLLGR; from the coding sequence ATGACCACTGCGGTCCAGAAGACGCGGGTCCAACGGCGTTTCGAGCTGTTGGACGTGGACAACAACGGAAAAATCGACGCCCAGGACTTTAAGGCCGAGGCGCAGCGCATCGTGAAGGCGTTCAAGGAGAGCGAGGAAACCCCGCGGGGCAAGGCCGTGATTGACGCCTACCTGAGCCAGTGGAGCTACCTGGCCCAGAAGGCCGGTATCCCGGAGGCCGGCTCGCTGTCCCCGCAGCAGTTCGCCGACGTGGGCGAAGAGCACATGTTCGGCCTGGGCGAGAGTGGATTCTCCAAGGTGCTGCGTCCGGCCATCCAGGCCATCGTCAACCTCGTCGACAGTGACGGTGATGGCCGGATCAGTCCGTCCGAGTTCAAGGTGTGGCTCGACGCCATGGGCGTGGACTCGTCGCAGGCTCAGGATGCCTTCGAGCAGATCGACATGGACGGCGACGGACAGCTCTCGCTCGAGGAGATGGTCGAGGCTGTCCGCAGGTTCGTTTACGGAGAGAGCGACGTCCCGCTCCTCGGCCGCTGA
- the htpX gene encoding zinc metalloprotease HtpX — MRSRFEPDRQLTSRMVVTMFLLGLVYVAFIAALIVLLKSVVVVVVIAAGLLGAQFWFSDRIALYAMHGHLVTAEEQPRLHGVVDRLCATADMPKPRVAISDMDLPNAFATGRNADHAVICVTTGLLRRLETEELEGVLAHELSHVAHRDVAVITIASFLGVIAGLIVRFAFYSQLFGGRNRDQNTAALLAIVMAVSALVYAISFLLIRALSRYRELAADRAAAMLTGKPSALASALTKVSGDIARIPTQDLRTAQAFNAFFFTPALGPGTAVANMFSTHPSLERRIEALAEISAQLGEAGGKPRDEA, encoded by the coding sequence ATGCGCAGCCGTTTCGAGCCCGACCGGCAGCTGACCTCCCGCATGGTGGTCACGATGTTCCTGCTCGGGCTGGTGTACGTGGCGTTCATCGCCGCGCTGATCGTGCTGCTCAAGTCCGTCGTCGTGGTGGTCGTGATCGCCGCCGGGCTGCTGGGCGCACAGTTCTGGTTCTCCGACCGGATCGCCCTGTACGCCATGCACGGCCACCTCGTCACCGCCGAGGAACAGCCCCGGCTGCACGGGGTCGTCGACCGGCTGTGCGCCACCGCGGACATGCCCAAACCCCGGGTGGCCATCTCCGACATGGACCTGCCCAACGCGTTTGCCACCGGCCGCAACGCCGACCACGCCGTCATCTGCGTCACCACCGGACTGCTGCGCCGCCTGGAGACCGAGGAACTCGAGGGCGTCCTCGCCCACGAGCTCTCCCACGTCGCACACCGCGACGTCGCCGTGATCACCATCGCCTCTTTCCTGGGCGTGATCGCCGGACTCATCGTCCGCTTCGCCTTCTACTCCCAGCTGTTCGGCGGACGCAACCGCGACCAGAACACCGCCGCCCTGCTCGCCATCGTCATGGCGGTCTCCGCCCTCGTATACGCCATCAGCTTCCTGCTCATACGGGCGCTGTCCCGCTACCGCGAACTGGCCGCCGACCGCGCCGCAGCCATGCTCACCGGGAAACCCTCCGCCCTGGCCTCGGCGCTGACCAAAGTCAGCGGCGACATCGCCCGCATCCCCACCCAGGATCTGCGCACCGCCCAGGCGTTCAACGCATTCTTCTTCACCCCCGCCCTCGGACCCGGCACCGCAGTGGCCAACATGTTCTCCACCCACCCCAGCCTGGAACGCCGCATCGAGGCGCTCGCGGAGATCTCCGCGCAGCTGGGCGAGGCAGGCGGGAAACCGCGCGACGAGGCATGA
- the pspAB gene encoding PspA-associated protein PspAB, whose amino-acid sequence MGFLDVLLGRSKPVKPDLDQLFGLPSAAITLQAAIGFTPTGQGAVCFAAIEGGAFAQVQQEVRALLDADSERASVPVEFSHDAYGYSWLLSRRDPGDLPALANDLHAVNTALQDSGFGPQLLCSLATFHDAELRPLALVYLYKRGTFYPFAPLPGQKRDNPLELQVKATVKDDLRMEEDLGRWFPLWGAPGLPGAANPPDLGK is encoded by the coding sequence GTGGGATTCCTGGACGTCCTGCTCGGCCGGAGCAAGCCGGTCAAGCCCGACCTGGACCAGCTCTTCGGCCTGCCCTCGGCAGCGATCACCCTCCAGGCCGCGATCGGCTTCACCCCGACCGGCCAGGGCGCGGTGTGCTTCGCCGCCATCGAAGGCGGGGCATTCGCCCAAGTCCAGCAGGAGGTACGAGCCCTCCTGGACGCGGACTCCGAACGGGCCAGCGTACCGGTGGAGTTCAGCCACGACGCGTACGGATACTCGTGGCTGCTCTCCCGCCGCGACCCCGGCGATCTGCCCGCCCTGGCCAACGACCTGCACGCGGTGAACACCGCCCTGCAGGACAGCGGCTTCGGCCCGCAACTCCTGTGCTCCCTGGCCACCTTCCACGACGCCGAGCTGCGCCCCCTCGCGCTGGTCTACCTCTACAAGCGCGGCACCTTCTACCCGTTCGCGCCGCTGCCCGGGCAGAAACGCGACAACCCGCTAGAACTCCAGGTCAAGGCCACGGTCAAGGACGACCTGCGCATGGAGGAGGACCTGGGCCGCTGGTTCCCGCTCTGGGGCGCGCCCGGCCTGCCGGGGGCGGCGAACCCGCCTGACCTGGGGAAGTGA
- a CDS encoding wax ester/triacylglycerol synthase domain-containing protein — protein sequence MNKSSGAPKPAQPGPRVAIMERLGPQDLMLLWPDDLGWPETIGAFAILDGTRLLDPDGRFRVEAVREVIESRLPLVPRFRQLLYTPRRGLGWPLWVDARSFDLTEHVRVLPLAAPPDEAQLLRTVEQLRAPPLDPIPVTLGFSGRWVWCAKARTGEVVVG from the coding sequence ATGAACAAGTCCAGTGGAGCGCCCAAGCCTGCCCAGCCCGGACCCCGGGTGGCGATCATGGAGCGGTTGGGTCCGCAGGATCTCATGTTGCTGTGGCCGGATGATCTCGGCTGGCCCGAGACCATAGGCGCCTTCGCCATCCTCGATGGCACCAGGCTGCTCGATCCGGATGGTCGCTTCCGGGTCGAGGCGGTGCGTGAGGTGATCGAAAGCCGTCTGCCTCTGGTACCCCGGTTCCGGCAACTGCTCTACACGCCTCGGCGGGGGCTGGGCTGGCCACTGTGGGTCGATGCTCGATCCTTCGATCTCACCGAGCACGTCCGGGTCCTCCCACTCGCTGCTCCCCCCGATGAGGCACAGCTTCTTCGCACCGTTGAGCAACTGCGCGCTCCCCCTCTAGACCCAATACCGGTGACTTTGGGGTTTTCGGGTCGTTGGGTGTGGTGTGCCAAGGCCCGGACAGGTGAAGTCGTCGTCGGATGA